The DNA segment AAGGTCCCAAGCGACGCTAAACGCCCTTTTAGCACCACCTTTTGCACAAAGTAGTGGTTCAAGGAAAGTGGCTCGAAGAATCCGTACCCAAGTGTTAGAAGCTGGAAAATGCGCCAAGAAGATGACGGATGAGGAATGCTTCGAGGGACACTATCTTACTCCTTTCACCGGTGGCTTAACGAGGAAAGAGGACGGCCTGAGCGGTCATCAGCCGAGGATGCTTATTCCGAACTGTGGAGTGCAAACAGCAGAACGTAAACAGCGCTGGACGTACTTACACCGCCTACGCAAGCAGCTTGTAAGCTGTGCTTTGAATGCGCGCGTGTGTTCGCCCGATTTTATCGACTCCAGGTGAGGGACGATGTACACACGGGCGCCGCACCTTCTACTGCCCATGTCGCAGTTCTCAACCCGGGCACCTgcaccgcaccgtaaaggaatggatataggagggactgagaggtgcagttgtggagggctccggaataattttgaccaccttgggatctttaacgtgccctcacatcgcacagcacacggacccctttgcgtttcgcctccatcgaaacgcggccgccgcggtcgggtcctaATCCGGGTTCCCCCTTATGTTTTAAACTCGTCTTTATTGTATAGATTGCTTGCATCTGACTTTAAGCGCGCCACAGTGAAACAATACGCCTCGCTGGTACGAAGCTTTCACACTTCAGGCGGGCTGCTTAGACAAGCGCGCTGATTTTTGCCGTGATCCTTGTTTACAAACACGATGGCCATCCTGGCGTGCGTCAGTAAAAGCTGTCTATACGTTCCCACATAAAAAGCGACCGAGGGGCAGGCGGAGAACGTCTGAGCTACTGGAATACTGTTTCTTCGCATGCATTCATTTTCCCGGCTTGGCTGCTTGTATGAAAAACTGAATAAGTTTAGTCGGTGAATAAGCGGTCCATGTACCTTTGAATAGGAAATGGGAGAACCGTATGGGATTATACGCTGGGATCTTGTTCCGGAGCACTTTGCTCGTTGTGGGTCTTTTTACTCGTCCACGTTACTTCTTGCATAAACACTCGTAATTGGCTTCGCAATTGAGTTCATTGGTATGCCGGCTCAGCTTCCAACACAAATCCTTGTAGGCAAAGAAACGGTGAGGGTGCAGTCATTTTCTGTtgcacttctttttttattttttttaaagagtGCAACATGAATAACTTTCAGTGCTGCTTAACGAACAAAATTTTGTATTCGGAATGCAATTCACCACTGCTTCTTTTTCTCACTTAGGAACACAAATGACATGAGGGAGCTATAGCCAGTTCAAATCCTTAGAACGTGCTCCGTAGAGCCATATTATTATGCGAGAAGAAAAACACGACAGTGTACGTCATTTCGAGAAGTGGTTCATTCCATGATTTCGTACCAATATCAGGCTGCAATCTTCAAAGCACAATCTTCCTGTTATATGGAATCGgtgttaaaaaatgaaaaatatttaacacagaAAACTGCGGCATTATTCCAGTCAACTGTGCTTTCTTTAATCTAGTATTTCATGTCTTGTTTTGAACATCAATTTTTTGTAATTTCTTTATTCTGGTTTCGTGTCTATGCATACGTGTCATCTTTTGTGCGCTTTGTATTTATCTATATATCTCTCATATCCCTTGCAtcatcttgttttttttcctccgtTAAGATATGCTGTGCATGAACAGGTTCAATAGGTTTCTGCTTATGTATCATTTGCATTTCACTACTCTGTAGAACGTCTCCGGGACTCAAAGTCCAGACAAACTTTTTAGCGCGGAGATTATTCCAGTGTATGACTGGAGAAATAAATTGAATTCTAATGGACTGGTACGTGCAAAAGCTCACGATCGAATGAgatattgttttgagcctgatgTCACTCGCAAATGGCGCCCAAGTGCTCCGCAGTGAATTGTTCGCGCGCCCTATATTTCGACATGTGTGTGGAGAGCTGCATTTCCCCTGCCGTCCGCGCAAAACTTTCGGTGCTCCTGTAATGGCGATATTGTAATTACAGGCGTAGCGTAATTACATGCTTGACGGGAAAAAACACTGATCTTGTCTAAAGAAAGCATGTGCGTGAGTAAGATTTCTGGTCAAGGTCGGGGTCAAGGTTTCTTGCTGCGCGctctcctctttcttcctgttgTTCCAGCGAATCTAACCACTTTCTTCCTCCCTCTCTCGAGGAAAAAGAACTAGTGCCCACAGAACTGCAATCTCCCTCTCCTTGCCTTAGCACGATTGAGAGTAAGGGACACTCAGTGCATATTGTGTAACGTTCATGAAAATTTTGTTGCTCGAATAAATTCGGTATGTTTGGTGGTTCTTATGAAATTTCGTGGAGTCAAGAAGAGACTGAGATAGCATCAACTAATGCACAAAGATCCTTTTCATTGAGAACTCACTGATGAGATCTTCATAGGTCCTTATGATGTAATCACATAACAGTTATGCCCTTTCCGTTCTtctttttctatctctctctctggcTCTGATATTCCCCTGTACTCTCATATTTTCCGGAGAAACTGGCAGATTCCGGCTACAGAAGGGGCCAACGCCGCTCGATTCATTGACCAAGAccgaaaaaataaaaatcagaTAGAATAATAACAGAACTCCTGTATCATCTCGGATCAAAATGGCGTGGATCTAGTGTGGGCTACCCGTTGTTTGCTTCTTGGTTCTTCAAGAATTCCAGTGGAACACTAAATGACTAGTCTGTCTGAAGGAACAAAACACAATTTTATTATACACTGTACACAACTTGGCTACTCTCACTGAGAGCTACGTCTTGCACAAACAAGAGAAAAGCGCGCGCTTGATGCTCGGAGAACACAAAAAGCATAAATGCATCTGTGTCACAACCGATGCTAGAGCTTGCTCTTCCGCACGCACGTCAGCTGTAATGGAAGCCGGCTTTCGTTCTTCGCAGCTTCCTTACTCCTCCCACGCAGCATTGCACAACAAGAGTAGCGTATAGGATCACTGAATTTCATAGCACACGTGCACAGACGCACACAGGGAGGAACACACGGACGGGGCCTAAAAACGAGCGCACGCAGAGGGAAGGTGCACGACACGGTCCCTGCTTATCACAGCGTGCTTCCTCGCTGCGAAACGCACGTATTCGATAAATAACGTCAATGGCGGCAGTCACCAAACAATGTTCCTGCAGCCTTATGGCACCTCAGAATAGAGGCTTTATCACGGAAACTTATGGCTTTACTCTGTACACGCGCTAAGAGACAATCGCTACTGCATCACAGCGGGAAAGAGCGGCGAAATGTGCACTATCGACTCGGGCAAATATAATTTTGAATGTCGAATACTTTCTTTTCCATAATTTAGGTCTGAAACTTTGACTTCGAATTTCGGACTAACTTCGGCGCGCAAGGCGAGCGAGGCACATAACCCTTCTCCTTTAATTccgctttgccccccccccctcccccagaaaACATCTGTGGACGTTTCATAAGCAACTGCGACGCCGCACCATTCGACGGTCACTTCCCCCTTCTAATGGCGCAGACTCCTAGGCTTCGCGCTAGATTTGCTGTGGCGAAAGAGATGTTAAGCTTCGAACAGGCAGAAAACTGCGGCACGATGTCGTTCAGGGAGCGAAGCGGTTCAAGATATTTCCTGCTTCGCGCATCAACTCCGTCGGTTTCCGTATGTTTGGTTAGGCACTGAATGCACCCCTTCTCCTTTTAAAAAAGGAAAACTTTTTTTTAGAAGCCATAATAAGCCCAGGCTTCATATTAACACTTGTCCATTCCCGCCTCGCTCGCGTTTCAACTAATAACCAAAGGAAGGGAAAAAAGAACGATGTGAGAGAGCCTACGAGCTGATTTTAAGTGTGTATCTAGGCTACGCAAAACAGCTTGCATCACTGACGAGTTCGCATATCTAAGTACAAGCACTCACACTCAACGACCGCGCGATCGCAATATAAGCACTGGGCTTCAATTGCAAACAGTTTTCGCCAAGACGGAGGAGCCATTGTGGCCACTGTCACAAAGCATGGGGAAAAGCGCAATCGCCTTTGTCCCCACATGTGGCCCGCAGCGTGCTTGCTTTAGCGATCacaaaacaacaacagcaaaaacaacaaCCGCCACAGCGGAAGCAACGGCGACAACAGAGTCTCCGTGCAAACAACGAAGCCTTATAAACTTTGCTTGCCCACATGCCACACTTTGCTCGCCCAGAAGCCACACTTGGCGCGGGTGTTCCCGAGTGCCAAGTGGATCGCGGAAATGGTGGTAGCCGAAACGAATTGCGTACACTCGTATCCTAACAGGAGGTAGAACGACACAGCcaagtacagtcgcgagtaaaaagattagcacaagtgGCCAAAGAAGACCTGCTGgccggaaagaagaaagaaaatacaCTTCTTTGCAGGCAATCATTTTTCTTCTGAGGCTCCCGCATGACGGAGGACTAGGGAAGCCCGGTTGTTCTCCTTACTGGAGTTTGCGTGAAGCGGAGCGTCGCTACAGAAGATCATTTTCGCCCCAGTGATGGATCGCTTCGGCTAATCTATTTTGCTCGCGACTGTACTCCTGGCACTATTCTGTTACTGTTAGTCTATAGCGCTGAGGAACAGATTTATCGCTCGTACTGAGAGCACCGCATCACACGATATTTAATGGTGTTTTTTAAAGTGGCAGCATTAGAAGGGCCATGCAGGCGAAAACTGTCCGTCGTCAGCAGCGCTGGAGCGCTGGAGGTCTGCGTGAAGCTTAcatctgccaaccgtggcaggaaGTGTTTAGGGAGATTTTCTTCTCtccatctgccacctgccaaccggtCTCCCTCCCCTACGCCCTAGGCTGGAGACTCCGGGCTAAGAATGGCCGAGCAAAAATGGATAAAAAAGCAATTACGGATGGAAATGGAAATAAGAATAGGTTCAGAATGGAATCGTAATCAAAATATAATTAGAATTGGAGTCGAATCGTATCTGCAATAAAATGGTGAGTGACAGACAACACAAACAGAATTAGTATTGACAGAACAATTAAAGCGCCGGTTTCCCTGCGCCTATTCAActcccttaaaaaaaaaatatcgcggcACTGTGATTTGCCTCCATGAACGCCGCGAAAGCACAAGCAGTTATTCTGTTCCGAAGGACATACAAGCCTTCACTCACTGCCTGAAAGGATGCAGTGATAGAGGGCCTCGTAGTCTACGGTCGCCGCTATCATATTTCCGGTCCGAAAAGAAGCAACAAAGGAAAATGACACTGAAAAAAAAGGTGGTGATCTTCAAAGAAGTCGCGCTTCCTTTGCGGTGGGTCGAAGAAGTGTTATAAGCATCGCATAGCGCGATCATCATCtcgaataaagaaagaaaaacgacaaGGCAAGGAATGCAGcgggaaaaacaaaaaattacaatTTGCACGACTGGGTTCCTGATGGTTGGAGGCAGGATAGATATCGTTACAGTTTAGGAAATAACCTTGTATATTTCCCGCTTTCCCTGATCAATTTTATAAACACAGCAACAaccgaaatgaaagaaaaacgaaCTATTTACACATTTCAGCACCTAAAGAGAAAACATGCCCTCAGAACTTCACTGTGACCACAGAGCCACCGGGTGCAGTGTCCTTTTCGCTAAATTCGCTTTCACATGCGCTGTTGACGTAGCCGTTGAGGTGACTTCCGTTGACAGCATTTTTCGTGACGTCAGGGAAGCCGTTCAGGCACTCATGCTTGGGCAGCGCCACGTCCCATGTTTTGCCGGCGGCGTCTGCGCTGGAGACTTGTATGGCTTTCAGTTCCTGATTTTCGTCCTTAAATTTGGTGTTGTCACTCATGAACGCTTTCTTGGGTATTATTTTGCTGAATAATGCATTTTCCAGACCGGCCACGGGGCACTCGATGAAGAGGTAGACGATGGAACCCAATACATAGGACATGATGGCCATGGACAGGTATGCTTGAGCCTGCAAGCATCAAAAATGGCTGAGGTTAGCAGCGTGTTTGGACACCGAGCTGCAGTTACTCTGCGTTTCCGCTGTCGCGCCAGCGACTGACAACGGGCTGTCCCACATTTGAATGCCGGATCAAGAGCCTACCCATGAAACACAAGCAGCACTGGTTAAAGATTCCTAAGGTGTAATCAGGTCAGTAACGAATCCTCTCATTGCAGTTTGGTCGTTGATACTAAGCCCATCTTTGTGACAGTGGACGATATGCCTGTGCTTGTTTCGGGATTCCAGCGACGCGTGCGAGTCAGCCGCGTTTCATTCACGTACCTGCAGGAATGGCTGCTGACTGATGTTCTCTCGGCTGAGGACGGCGTTGCAGCCCATCAGGATGACGTGCACGAGGTAGACGGAGAAGGAGAGCCTTCCCAGGGGGTACAAGACGGGCCAGGCGAGGATCTTGTTGACGAAGCCGCCGTGGCCCGTCGCACACGCGTACATGACCCAGGAGGCGCCCAAACTCCAGGAGGCGCGGTGGAGGGCCGCGTAGAAGGCCGACTCCAGCCTCTCCGGCTGCCGGCCATCGAACCAGGTGCGTACTCCCAGCAGCGCGGCCAGGGATACGGTGGCGGCCAGAGCCCATGCGGCGCCCTGGATGAGCCTCGACAGCTGGTTCCGCCGCACGGCAAGGCAACCGAAGATCATGCCGATGAACATGGGAGGCGCATGCGTGTACGCCTTAATGTAGATGTTCATCGACGAGTCGATGATTCTCCTGCGCAGTTCATAGAGGTAGAAGGTCTAATGGCATACCCTCAACTCAACCTCTATAGAGACGATCTAGCAAACGTTAAAAGCCGTTAACGACAGGTACGCACGTACACTGAAAGACGGAAGCCAATGGAGGGAGACTCTGTGAATCTCCAGCTATTCCAGAGTGTGaaattaggaagaaaaaaaagccccTCAACCCACATctcgtgcttttcttcttttaagGGCATGGTCACCACACGAATGCAACCAACGCGATCAGGTATACTCATTGCAGTCGGGGGCACGTTCAGAATCTGTTTCACATTGTAGACGTTTCCGTTCTAGCTATGCCGATCGTGCAGAGTTTATACCTTTTGTGTGCACCTGACGTTTTCATGCTACACCCCGTGCACGCCCTTCAGGGCCATGACGGTTTCAACAGCATTTCACGCCTGCTCCTTTGTACAAGCTCCAATCTCACGACGATGCTTTCTGTTGATGCTTAGGAGAAGACGCATATGAAGCTGTACGCATAGCCTTTGACATGCATACACTGTACTCCAGGAGCTTGCATTGCTCCTCCTCTGCGTCGTCGTTACCATAGCCTCACCAGTATCATGCTCATTCTTGCTCAGCACCGCTTGTCGCAACTAATAAGAATTTTATAAACGCTATATTTTTCAAAGCCTAACGTCGCGTTCGCAAAACAAGACATCACGTGTACTGCCAGAAAGACTTACTGGACGTCCGTCGTAAATACAACGTTGAATGGTGTGTAGTTGTTGATGTAGACTTGGATGCCCGTCGTCAGGCAAGTCGCAGCAACGGAAGCTCCCATAAGCCACAAAGCTACCTTAGGCCACCTGAAAAATACACATGAAAGACACGTTTCTTCACATTTCTCCTTCACGCATAACCGCACGTGCGCAGACAAACTCAGAGGAACACGCCAAGGGATCAAAAAGAGAAGAGCTTAACTAGATGTCGCAGAAACGCCAGGCTTTATGTTATTTCTTTTACGCGGGCTGGCAGCATATACAGTCCGTAATTCGATTTTTTAAGGCATGTTTGAGGACGTGAGCGACAAAAAGGCTTTCACGCTGATGCTACACAGGAATGACATTCTTGCATATGAATCAGCGGCACCGTTTGCTTTACGCTTGTGTAGAGGATTAACCATTGACTGCTATGGCTAAACGTGACTGCAAACATCATTTTCAAACAGATTATAAGCTTCGGAATACACTTCACATTGATTCAAAAGAAGATAGGTTGCTATTTGAAATCGATCAAAATAGCAACACGTCAGCTCTAATGCTTCAACTCAGTCTCTTTGGCAAAGATAGAAAACGTGTAACTCGATTTAAATAGCAGTTTATCTTATGCAAACAATATCTGTAAAAGAAGTGACAACGCGAGAAATATTATTCACCTGGGGAAGATGGCAACCAAGATTATAGTGCTGTAAATTGCAAGCTGGTATTCCATGGAGATGTACCAATAGTGGGGCATACACTGCAATCGCAGAGAATAAACCATGAGCAGCTCATAAAACACCTTCTGACAAGCGAGTTACACAAAATACGCCTGTTTCGGTTGGACGTCGCAGTTaagtttttatggtttatggtttatgggggtttaacatcccaacgcggctcaggctatgagagacgccgtcgtagtgaagggctccggaaatatcgaccacctggggttctttaacgtgcgctgacatcgcacagtacatgggtcacTAGAATTTCGCTTCCTTCGAAATTCAACTGCAACGGCCGGGATAGAACGCGCGTCTTTacggtcagcagctgagcaccataaccactgagccaccgcggctggctGCAGTTAAGTTTTTACATATTTTAATGGGACAAAAAAATAGAGAATCGTACGTCAAGGAACAAACAACTTCCACGTTTAGTCTTGCTCTATAGGTAAGGGCTTCAGGCGCATTAGAAAGCAGAGTGACGTCAGTTTACATCGGTGCATGCTTATACGTGCCTGCACGTGTGGGATCATTAATAGCCTTTGAATCTAAAGTTTATGGCAACAATAATAATGCGGCAGCCCACACTGCCATCGAAATAGACTTCAATCTCGAACACAACAAATCGCGGTACCGGGTATGTCACCGTGCCTGTTAAACGGCCACACACTTCACAGGCTCCCAATTATCGTTTAAAGTAGGAAAATCGGACATCTGCACAAGCAGCTGAATGCGCTTCAACACGAAGACTCACCAGGTCCTTGTAGTCGTCCATGTAGTTCTGGCTCATGGTGAATATCTTCCACCAGTTCTTGTCGCAGGGCTTCATCAAAAGCGGCCAGTAGTCGTGCAGCGGGGGTCCGTCCACGATGGCCGGTATGAGGTACACGAATCCCAGCAACGCAGCCATCGGCACCATCAGCCTGTGCAGATGCAGCGGATGCACGCGTTATAGCCTACCCGAGCGCGCGTACAGGTGCAAGCAGCTATGGAGATAGCTTGGGCGTGACGTCATATTCGCCGTGAAAGTGGACCACGCTTTTTCAGTACATGTTGGCGTATTTGGCACTAAGCGGATTTGAAGGGCGCGCAGCCTTTTACCGTGGTCTGGATCCGCCAACATGGCAGCTGCTGTGACGTCGGTGCAAGCTATCCAGAGGTGATCCCGAAACTCAGTAACACCTCAGACGGAAACTGAGAAACAGGCCAACTGAGACAGAGTGTGGGTGTTGCCGAACGACTCTAGGGCGATATGGATAGAGCCGGCGCAAGTGAAGAGTGGTTGTGTATAGGTCCTCTGTGTTGATTGCGCTAGTGGCATTTGTAGGATCAACAGTGTACCTCTCAGGAAACGAGTGCCACGATGTCTACCGACAGAGTTATAAGCGCCAATAACCACGCTTTGAAACACGACCTACCCGTGGGTGTGTAACTACATACAGCAGTGCCGTTATTAGTTCGGAACATCAACGGCCATCGGCTGTTCACAGTCgccgtttcgaaaaaaaaaaataacaagacgAGACCTGGCGGGAACTCGCGTGCGTTTGTTGCCTTATTATCACTCCTTTTTCTGTAAGCGGTTCTCACCCAAGATTTCGACACGCATGAATTTAACTGCCAGAGAAAAGCGGTAAATAGGTTGGTGTGTAGAGCCGGAAGAAACGATAAGTCGTCGTAGTTTTCTTGCAGCCTCGTCACTTGGACAATGCGTTCTGTGAACATATAAAAGTCAACATATTATCCCTGATGGGAGAAAACACAAGAAGGATATGGGGAGAGGTTAAGTACGCAGTCTTTTCTGCAGATTGATCTTCTGTCAAAGATTCTACTTAGGCTTTCTTTTCGTTCATTAAAACACGTCACAAATCGAAGCTCGTAGTTGAAGCTGTGCAGTGGAAATCATTCTATTCTAAACTATGTATCGGCGCAATACACGGCGGCATTCTTTCTCATTCCGACTCACCTGATATAGCGTCTTACGAGCGCCACGATGTAGAGCAACAGCGGGGAAACGTCCACCCGGTGAGCCTTAGCCACCAGGTAGCCGGAAAGGAATCCGCTGCAAAAGTTTGAAGTTGGCGCAAATGAGGCCTCTCTTATTGAAGCGTTGCTACGGCAGCACGCGTGAAGAACACAGACCGAGAAAATGAGAGCAAAAGATAAGAGAGTCACTATGGGAAGTCCGGTTAGCATTTAGTGTGGATATGACGTATTTAAGCTAGGAGCTTATTCCTTAGTTATATCAGTCCTGTTTTAGGCCAATTTAACCAGTAAACTGGATATGTCACGGAACTGCAAGAATAGAAGAATTATACGGACATTTTTTTTCCCCGAAATTCAGTGGTTGAGTACAGAAACACATTTTCAGCTTTCGCTTCCAGCGCTCTCTAATGATTCTCTTGTCCCGGCGATAGTTTCCAATCGGGAAATTCGAATGGCAGGAGTAGAAGAGTATGTCTCCGCGCGGTCATTTTGACTGCCTGTTTTACAAGCGTGGAATTGACGAtataaacaaacttttttttcgcaGTCGTGCGCGATTCGTCATTCATTAGCCAACTGCTGAGCCTGGAACCATCTGAGTAGAGTAGCTACAGTGCCTGCTGAAGTTTTATCCCTCTACCGTCGCCATCAGTCCCTGTTCAAGCACTGCTATAGCCCGCTCATCCGTTAAACCGTTATCCGCTAAAGCAACGACATTGCGATACTTACGTTATGGCGAGAAATGTCTCCACAGCCATGAAGGAGTTCAACTGGACAGTAAACAAGAAGTCCTCTTGTACCCGACGCAGGAGGCGAATCATGTTagctgaaatgaaatgaagaaacCCAAATATACAACTATTTATTGTCTTCCTGAGTCACTGCTGAGGTCTGCTGACTGGACTACCCGCGCTCGATTTTGCATTAATTCTGGAAATACTTCCGACCAAACTAAATCGTAGCTATTGTGTAATGTTCATGCTGTGATATCGTTGTATGTGGTAAATGAGTTTCGACGTCCCGAAGCTCCACGCGGGTTATGAGAAGCGCTATAATAAAGGACTCCGAATTAAATTCGACTGCTTGGGGGACTTTTACATACGCGTTTAGCCCACAGCACTCGAGCGtactttgcatttcgcctttgtCGAAATGAGACTGCGTTTCGGTTCCACGAGGCTGCACTCGGTAGCCAGACGCCAcatccactgagccactgcggcgggtaataTCAGGTATAGGGTATCTTCATACGCTGGATTAGCCGTGCTCAGTGAGTGCCAAGTGGAGTCCGGTTGCATTTAAAGGACGACCACCAGCCTACTAGTCCTGTTTAATGGTTGGCGGTGCGCCTAATCAAAGTCAACGACGACTGGGTTATCATCTCTGTTCACACTAACGTGAGAACGCTTTTTAAACAATACTGTTGCCTTCCAGGATTCTGGCGCCCCCTCCTCTTTTTCTTCCGTTTAGGTTTCGCGCCAGCACCCTGGAGCGTCCTTGATACTCACAGTTGGCGTGAAGGTCTCGAAGCATGTGGCTGTGTCCCAGCACCACCCACGTGGCCGAGAAGACCCGCACGCCGTGGATGAATCCGAGCTTGTTTGAGTAGTCTCCCCAGTTGGGCATCTCCATCAGCTTCTTAAAGGCCCTCCGCAGGGAGACAGACTGCACGGCTTCGTGCACCAAGCCTGCGAAAAGGCGCCAGCGATGTTCACAGCTGCGACAAAGGCAAAGCGATCGGACATCGCCCCGTCGACAAATCACAGAGCGCATCGTGAAGTTTGCTGGAAGCTGCTCGCTTATTCTTGTCTCTCAACATTGTGAAAGCACTTTCCTTGAGGCTTCAACGCTCTGATAGAGTCCCAGGCTGTTGTTTGTGGCCGGATACGATACAACCTTTTACACTAGCCTCGAGAGTTTCTTTTGCACACTTGGATGCCTCTATTGTCCGCCttaatttgttttattttcttttttaccatTATAATTGGTGCTGTACAACTATGCTTAGTACACTGAAGCAATAATTCAAGTTGACGAATGCGCCTTTGAGTGCACAGCCGAATGCAGCCGATGCAGGGCTGGCTATCGGGATTACAAAGAAACTTTCGGGCGAGAAGAAGGAGCCGcagggtcccccccccccccgcacacacacactcagaaCACACAGACActatgtgtgcgtgtgtctgcCTTCGTGCGCGCGTGCGTGGAGTTGGCAGATACTGCGCTCGCAACCGAAGAAATGAACTCGACAAGACTTGCTACTTCGGCTTGTTGGTATACATAGTTTCACAGGAAGGAATTGCGCGCCAGAAACAGTTAATGTTGGAAGACAAACACGCGCTCATGTTGTGTTCTTATTCCAATGCCTTGATTTTGTCGCGCCATTCGTTCGAGCGAAGACTTGCGACCGTAAAACTTTCTTACCCATGAAGGC comes from the Amblyomma americanum isolate KBUSLIRL-KWMA chromosome 1, ASM5285725v1, whole genome shotgun sequence genome and includes:
- the LOC144115500 gene encoding nose resistant to fluoxetine protein 6-like; this translates as MALGSARCSRGLLLLLFAAASSLVSAQLASDRSTGDVADPVAASGTTAMTTRTTTTTTPQPVDLLKETLDSISERAMRIAMKELYPMVSELIYDPRLSPGCIGSLMKIGPALRNFEIWAVEMVDAMGKPQAGMALGRIAMYGQYDECLGIRHHEGLFQGRYCMVHLSHDASPMPPTVVKAAEKFMKHHKLEYIGNVSEVATNEITTIVPLLKYGACVPSVCQQEDVQVIIDHLVGDLKVNLKAAWCKIDEPVRLDQRQTLIVCIFVLWTAFILFGTAYDIYRTVVAAEDAKLPKYNAFMGLVHEAVQSVSLRRAFKKLMEMPNWGDYSNKLGFIHGVRVFSATWVVLGHSHMLRDLHANSNMIRLLRRVQEDFLFTVQLNSFMAVETFLAITGFLSGYLVAKAHRVDVSPLLLYIVALVRRYIRLMVPMAALLGFVYLIPAIVDGPPLHDYWPLLMKPCDKNWWKIFTMSQNYMDDYKDLCMPHYWYISMEYQLAIYSTIILVAIFPRWPKVALWLMGASVAATCLTTGIQVYINNYTPFNVVFTTDVQRIIDSSMNIYIKAYTHAPPMFIGMIFGCLAVRRNQLSRLIQGAAWALAATVSLAALLGVRTWFDGRQPERLESAFYAALHRASWSLGASWVMYACATGHGGFVNKILAWPVLYPLGRLSFSVYLVHVILMGCNAVLSRENISQQPFLQAQAYLSMAIMSYVLGSIVYLFIECPVAGLENALFSKIIPKKAFMSDNTKFKDENQELKAIQVSSADAAGKTWDVALPKHECLNGFPDVTKNAVNGSHLNGYVNSACESEFSEKDTAPGGSVVTVKF